CGCGCACGGGCGAGCCGAGACGGCCGTTTTCGATGAGATAGGCTTCGCTGACGTAGAACACGAAATCACCGGACGTCGGGTCGACCTCGCCCCCGCCCATCTTTTTCACGAACAGGCCCTTTTCCGTGCGTTCGAGCATCGTGTCTATATCGTCGCGGCCAGGCATGAGATAGGTGTTGCTCATGCGCGGAACCGGTACGCAGCGATAGGATTCGCGCCTTCCGTTGCCTGTGAGAGGGAGGCCGTAAAGCTGCGACGAGAGCACGTCCGTGAGGTAGCGTTTAAGCACGCCGTTTTCAATGAGCACGGTACGCTGCGCCGGCGTTCCCTCGTCGTCGAAACGGTAATCTCCGTAGAGCCCATCGGTGAGGGGCCCGTCCACCATCGTGACGCTCTCGTGAGCGACCTTTTCGCCTATCATACCGCGGTATGTCGAATAGTCCTTTTCAACGATGTCGGCCTCCAGTCCGTGTCCGCACGCTTCGTGAACTATCGTGCCGCCAGCCTCTCCGGCCATCAGCACGCGCATCTTTCCCGCCGGACATGGCTTTGCATCGAGCATCAGCAGCGCGCGGCGGAGCGCGGCCTGCGCGAGCTCTAGCGGCGTCGCGCCGTTCCAGAACGATTCCTGCGGCAGAGTCATACAGCGGCGCTCCGAGCCCGTCTGCACGAGCCCGCCGCGTTCCGCTATCACCTGAACGGCGAACGACGTATAGCAGCGCTCGTCTTCCGCGAGCGTTCCGTCGGGCTTTATGACGAGTACTCTGCGCCGCGACACCGTATAGCGGTACGACGACTGTCTTATGTATGGAGATTCCTTCTTTATCGCCTCGTCTATCTCGCGGAAGAACGACGCGTCCGGCTGTGCGACCGGAGGTTTCGTGTTTTCGATAAGGACGCCCTCTGGCGCGGCTCCACCGGAAAGGCTCAGCCCAGACATTTCAGCGCAGCGCTCGAAGGCCGGCGCTACCGACGCGGCGCTTGCGCCCGGCGCGTGGGAGTAAAAAGTCCTGCCTCCGACGATTATACGGCTGCCTGAGCCGTCCGCGGTCGATGAAGACGTCTCGTCTATCTTGCCGTCTTCGAAATGTACGGAATGGCCTTCGCCGCTCTGTACGTATATATCGGCGTACTGTGCGCCGCTTTTGACGGCCTTCTGCAGTTTGTCCAGAAAAAAGTCAACGCTGCTGTTCATTCTTTTATTTCTCCAGTCCCTTCGTCGCAGTCTTCATTCTCTATTGGAATGCCTTCGTCCCGCAGCGCGTTCATAAGGCTCAATATATACTTTTCCTGTTCGACGGGGGTGAAAACGGTTATCCTGCCCGCCTTCGCGTCGTCCGTCTGGAGGAAGCCTATGCCTTCGGCCGCGTCTATTATCCAGCTTATATAATATATGTCCTTGTGCGGAACTGTAAATCTCAGCGCTTTTATCTCGGGCTTCACTTCACATGCTCCTCTGTTTCGCCAGGTGCTCGCCGTATGTCTCGCTGAAGACGTGCCGCCCCTTGCCGTCGGCGAAGAAGAAAAGATAATCGCTCTCCTGCGGCGCAAGCGCGCTCTTCCATGAGTTTTCCGACGGAACGCATATCGGCCCCGGCGGCAGCCCGTCGTTCCTGTACGTGTTGTATGGCGAGTCTATCTCCAGATCCCTGTAGGTGAGCGCCGTCTTCTTGACGCCGCGCTCAGCCCACGAATATATTACCGTCGCGCAGGACTGCAGGCGCATCTTCTTTTCTATACGCTTCAGGAAAATCCCTGCGAGTATGGGGCGCTCATCCGGCGACGATGCTTCGCCCTCGACGAGCGAAGCGAGCACTCCGCGCGTCTGTACTTCCTTCGCATCCGCGTCCTCCGGGATGTCCTTCCCTACCCTTTCGTACCACAGCCGCGATGCCGATGCGATGAAGCTCTTTTCAGCGCCGGGACCCGGAGCGACGAAGTACGTCTCCGGCAGCAGGAATACCAT
The window above is part of the Cloacibacillus sp. An23 genome. Proteins encoded here:
- the mltG gene encoding endolytic transglycosylase MltG — encoded protein: MNDRITDTLACIIAASAYCFLCFYIPYKYPDMPDKFFRRIEAVIPAGASASAAAKILENAGVVDDAGALVREMARTGLDRRIKPGLYTLRRSTPGGTARQLEKAKPVVNSAALIPGSRFERLAALFTGDGVSASDFCAAMADAENFYEPVRKWLPDEPRARMVFLLPETYFVAPGPGAEKSFIASASRLWYERVGKDIPEDADAKEVQTRGVLASLVEGEASSPDERPILAGIFLKRIEKKMRLQSCATVIYSWAERGVKKTALTYRDLEIDSPYNTYRNDGLPPGPICVPSENSWKSALAPQESDYLFFFADGKGRHVFSETYGEHLAKQRSM
- a CDS encoding TldD/PmbA family protein, with amino-acid sequence MNSSVDFFLDKLQKAVKSGAQYADIYVQSGEGHSVHFEDGKIDETSSSTADGSGSRIIVGGRTFYSHAPGASAASVAPAFERCAEMSGLSLSGGAAPEGVLIENTKPPVAQPDASFFREIDEAIKKESPYIRQSSYRYTVSRRRVLVIKPDGTLAEDERCYTSFAVQVIAERGGLVQTGSERRCMTLPQESFWNGATPLELAQAALRRALLMLDAKPCPAGKMRVLMAGEAGGTIVHEACGHGLEADIVEKDYSTYRGMIGEKVAHESVTMVDGPLTDGLYGDYRFDDEGTPAQRTVLIENGVLKRYLTDVLSSQLYGLPLTGNGRRESYRCVPVPRMSNTYLMPGRDDIDTMLERTEKGLFVKKMGGGEVDPTSGDFVFYVSEAYLIENGRLGSPVRGAILTGNGPEALRNISALGDNLVMDPGMCGKSGQSVPVTDGQPSMLIEGLTVGGSEA
- a CDS encoding DUF4911 domain-containing protein, whose product is MKPEIKALRFTVPHKDIYYISWIIDAAEGIGFLQTDDAKAGRITVFTPVEQEKYILSLMNALRDEGIPIENEDCDEGTGEIKE